A region from the Methanofollis liminatans DSM 4140 genome encodes:
- a CDS encoding NAD(+)/NADH kinase codes for MKVLLMSRIDTPEVLAYADEIRHLLLSLGYTVALEEGTADVLGERGEALGETDAGIVVAVGGDGTVLLAVQMMKRQIPVIGINRGHVGFLADLEDREVPAFFMNLHEGMRLDRRMRISLFHEGEHLGEALNEAVIVTARPAKMLRFTIIIDGIEVEEFRADGLIIATPTGSTAYAMSGGGPIVDPKFDGFLLVPLAPYMLSSRPHLIDSGRNLKIRLESTKPAQIVLDGRGDLTLGSGAEISVRRSDAPAVFVDAGKNFFLKVREKLHNL; via the coding sequence ATGAAGGTGCTCCTGATGTCGCGGATCGATACCCCTGAGGTGCTCGCCTACGCCGACGAGATCAGGCACCTTCTCCTCTCCCTCGGCTACACCGTCGCCCTCGAAGAAGGGACCGCAGACGTCCTCGGCGAGAGAGGCGAAGCCCTCGGCGAGACCGACGCCGGGATCGTCGTCGCCGTCGGGGGCGACGGTACGGTCCTCCTCGCCGTCCAGATGATGAAGCGCCAGATCCCGGTGATCGGGATCAACCGGGGACACGTCGGATTTCTCGCCGATCTCGAAGACCGTGAAGTGCCGGCATTTTTCATGAATCTTCACGAAGGGATGCGCCTCGATCGGCGGATGCGCATCTCGCTCTTCCATGAAGGGGAACACCTCGGCGAGGCCCTCAACGAGGCGGTGATCGTCACCGCCCGCCCGGCGAAGATGCTCAGGTTCACGATCATCATCGACGGCATCGAGGTCGAAGAGTTCAGGGCCGACGGGCTGATCATCGCCACGCCGACCGGTTCTACGGCCTATGCGATGAGCGGCGGCGGACCGATCGTCGACCCGAAGTTCGACGGATTTCTGCTGGTGCCCCTCGCCCCCTATATGCTCTCCTCGCGCCCACACCTCATCGACAGCGGGAGGAACCTGAAGATCAGGCTCGAAAGCACAAAGCCGGCCCAGATCGTCCTCGACGGAAGAGGGGATCTCACGCTTGGCAGCGGGGCGGAGATCTCGGTGCGGAGATCAGACGCCCCTGCCGTTTTTGTCGACGCCGGCAAGAATTTTTTCCTTAAAGTGCGGGAAAAACTCCACAACCTCTGA
- a CDS encoding EMC6-like membrane protein, whose product MMSEEEHVQIEPDAPKEKGVKNQAQKRTEHIERIHRTLVACFMGIAAGMLSYYLSGAVDPATGMQQNQIIGVLFLMAAVVFQKHIFMLMKIDYTELGGKDWFYQSFMTFAFWLIAWAVMLTTSSV is encoded by the coding sequence ATGATGAGCGAGGAGGAGCACGTACAGATCGAACCTGACGCACCTAAAGAGAAGGGTGTAAAGAATCAGGCACAGAAACGGACCGAGCATATAGAGCGCATACACCGGACTCTTGTGGCATGTTTTATGGGTATCGCCGCAGGAATGCTCTCATATTATCTCTCGGGTGCCGTGGACCCTGCAACAGGGATGCAGCAGAACCAGATCATCGGCGTCCTCTTCCTGATGGCCGCGGTCGTCTTCCAGAAGCACATCTTCATGCTCATGAAGATCGATTATACCGAACTCGGGGGAAAAGACTGGTTTTATCAGTCGTTCATGACCTTCGCCTTCTGGTTAATCGCGTGGGCCGTCATGCTCACCACATCATCGGTGTGA
- a CDS encoding peptidylprolyl isomerase: protein MAINEGDIIRLNYTGRVEGEIFDTTIGTDAEEAGIKNPQKDYEAIVVRVGSNHVIPGLDEALVGKEIGQQYEVEVPEEKGFGPHDMKLVESVNTNQFREKPKFGMRIQSGDREGVVVNVLGKKAVVDFNHPLAGKTLTYTFTIEGMVEAVEEKAQGFIKLFSGRKMDLSFAEGTLTLNLPAGINYDKRWVMARGIVVHQIFEYIPEVKDIVFVETFKRPEMPAEEPAEVKEE, encoded by the coding sequence ATGGCAATTAACGAAGGAGACATCATCAGACTCAACTATACAGGCCGGGTGGAGGGCGAGATTTTCGACACCACCATCGGGACTGACGCTGAGGAAGCAGGCATCAAGAACCCGCAGAAAGACTACGAAGCGATCGTTGTCCGGGTGGGGAGCAACCACGTCATTCCAGGCCTCGACGAGGCGCTCGTCGGCAAGGAGATCGGCCAGCAGTACGAGGTCGAGGTGCCGGAAGAGAAGGGCTTTGGCCCCCACGACATGAAGCTCGTCGAGTCCGTGAACACCAACCAGTTCAGGGAGAAGCCGAAGTTCGGCATGCGCATCCAGTCGGGCGACCGCGAGGGTGTCGTGGTCAACGTGCTCGGCAAGAAGGCGGTCGTCGACTTCAACCACCCGCTCGCCGGCAAGACGCTCACCTACACCTTCACGATCGAGGGCATGGTCGAAGCCGTCGAGGAGAAGGCGCAGGGCTTCATCAAACTCTTCTCAGGCCGCAAGATGGACCTCTCCTTTGCAGAGGGCACGCTCACCCTGAACCTCCCGGCCGGGATCAACTACGACAAGCGCTGGGTCATGGCCCGCGGCATCGTCGTCCACCAGATCTTCGAGTACATCCCCGAGGTGAAGGATATCGTCTTTGTCGAGACCTTCAAGCGCCCGGAGATGCCAGCCGAAGAGCCGGCCGAAGTGAAGGAAGAATAA
- a CDS encoding ribosome biogenesis/translation initiation ATPase RLI: MRIAVVHKDNCHSKKCGTECILYCPRVRSGDETIALGEDEKAVISEELCVGCGICVKKCPFGAIDIVNLPEELEQPTHRYGVNGFALYGLPIPVEGKVTGILGPNGIGKSTSIQILSGQMRPNLGIFESTVSWDEIFKQFAGTELFDYLKHISGKEIKVALKPQYITYIPKAFSGTVRDLLSKTDERWALDHLVDELALGSILDRDIKNLSGGELQRVAVAACLARDADFYFLDEITPYLDIYQRMAAANLIREVAEHRPVVIVEHDLAILDMLADTVHVAYGRPAVFGVITGPKGVRVGINDYLEGYLPEENVRFRDYAVVFEKRAHTKEAVREELFTFPQMSKTYDRFRLSVRGGEIKKGEVLGLVGPNGIGKSTFAKLLAGVEEPDGGPLAEKVTISYKPQYVSADSSDTVEFMLRRITRRFDSSYYQHEVIEPLALGPILQSPVDTLSGGELQRVAIAACLSRDADLYIIDEPSAHLDVEQRMNLVRVLKHHAEGKECGVLVIDHDIYLIDMISERIVVFDGEPGVTGEAKGPFSMRDGMNLFLSGLGVTFRRDKSGRPRINKPESFLDRDQRSKGEYYYAGAEE, translated from the coding sequence ATGCGTATTGCCGTCGTTCACAAAGACAACTGTCATTCAAAGAAGTGCGGGACCGAGTGTATTCTCTACTGTCCGAGGGTGCGGAGCGGCGACGAGACCATCGCCCTCGGCGAGGACGAAAAGGCGGTAATATCCGAGGAACTCTGTGTGGGGTGCGGGATCTGCGTTAAAAAGTGTCCCTTCGGCGCGATCGACATCGTGAACCTTCCCGAAGAACTCGAACAGCCAACGCACCGCTACGGCGTGAACGGGTTTGCCCTGTATGGTCTGCCCATACCGGTCGAGGGAAAGGTCACCGGCATTCTCGGCCCGAACGGTATCGGCAAGTCCACGTCCATCCAGATCCTATCAGGGCAGATGCGGCCGAACCTGGGCATTTTTGAGAGCACGGTCTCATGGGATGAGATATTCAAACAGTTCGCCGGGACAGAACTCTTCGATTACCTCAAGCACATCTCGGGCAAAGAGATCAAAGTGGCGCTCAAGCCCCAGTATATCACCTACATCCCGAAGGCGTTCTCAGGCACGGTGAGGGACCTCCTCTCGAAGACAGACGAGCGCTGGGCGCTGGACCACCTGGTCGACGAACTCGCCCTCGGATCCATCCTGGACCGCGACATCAAGAACCTCAGCGGGGGCGAGCTGCAGCGGGTGGCGGTCGCCGCCTGCCTTGCCCGCGACGCCGATTTCTATTTCCTCGACGAGATCACGCCATACCTGGACATCTACCAGAGAATGGCGGCAGCAAACCTCATCAGGGAGGTGGCCGAGCACCGTCCGGTGGTGATCGTGGAGCACGACCTCGCCATCCTGGACATGCTCGCCGACACCGTGCACGTCGCCTATGGCCGGCCCGCCGTGTTCGGCGTGATTACCGGGCCTAAGGGCGTGCGGGTCGGGATCAACGATTATCTCGAAGGCTACCTCCCGGAGGAGAATGTTCGTTTCCGGGATTACGCCGTCGTCTTCGAGAAACGTGCGCATACCAAAGAAGCCGTCAGGGAAGAACTCTTCACCTTCCCCCAGATGTCGAAGACCTACGACCGCTTCAGGCTCTCGGTCAGGGGAGGGGAGATCAAAAAAGGCGAGGTGCTTGGCCTGGTCGGCCCGAACGGCATCGGCAAGTCCACCTTTGCAAAACTCCTTGCCGGCGTCGAGGAGCCGGACGGCGGGCCGCTTGCGGAGAAGGTCACGATCTCGTACAAACCGCAATACGTCAGCGCCGATTCGTCCGACACCGTCGAGTTCATGCTGCGGCGGATCACCAGACGCTTCGACTCGTCGTACTACCAGCACGAGGTGATCGAGCCCCTCGCCCTCGGCCCGATCCTCCAGTCGCCGGTCGACACCCTCTCGGGCGGCGAACTGCAGCGGGTGGCGATCGCCGCCTGCCTCTCCCGCGACGCCGACCTCTATATCATCGACGAACCGAGCGCCCACCTCGACGTGGAGCAGCGGATGAACCTGGTGCGGGTGCTCAAGCACCATGCCGAGGGGAAAGAGTGCGGCGTCCTGGTCATCGACCACGACATCTACCTCATCGACATGATCTCCGAGCGGATCGTGGTCTTCGATGGCGAACCCGGCGTGACCGGCGAGGCGAAAGGGCCGTTCTCGATGCGAGACGGCATGAACCTCTTCCTCTCCGGCCTCGGCGTCACCTTCAGGCGTGACAAGAGCGGGCGGCCGCGGATCAACAAGCCGGAGTCCTTCCTGGACCGAGACCAGCGCTCGAAGGGCGAATATTACTATGCCGGGGCCGAGGAATAA
- a CDS encoding bifunctional fructose-bisphosphatase/inositol-phosphate phosphatase — protein sequence MDFIKWCGDLADQVGETVKDLVDSPEGAQYIRMGADGTPTERIDQAAEECVVAALRENPFCSRLISEELGIVDIGGEKGTVYLDPIDGTYNAVHGIPFYTISIAYGEDGTLQQGFVRDLCNGETFSAVRGRGAYLDGRPIRVSKTALLEESALSIYGRKFDPSTVLPLGEKVRRWRLLGASSLELAYVACGRLDGFVDTRNTLRVIDAAAGIVLCEAAGGKVSGVDGLPVKFSDDVRTGRCLIATNAVLHTKIIEYLR from the coding sequence ATGGACTTCATCAAATGGTGCGGAGACCTTGCCGATCAGGTCGGGGAAACGGTGAAAGATCTTGTCGACAGCCCTGAGGGTGCACAATATATCAGGATGGGCGCAGACGGGACGCCGACCGAACGGATCGACCAGGCTGCAGAGGAGTGCGTGGTGGCGGCGCTGCGCGAGAACCCGTTCTGCAGCCGTCTTATCTCCGAGGAACTCGGGATCGTTGATATCGGCGGGGAGAAAGGCACCGTGTACCTCGACCCGATCGACGGCACCTACAACGCAGTCCACGGCATACCGTTCTATACAATCTCGATCGCCTACGGCGAGGACGGCACCCTCCAGCAGGGTTTTGTCCGGGACCTCTGCAACGGGGAGACGTTTTCGGCCGTGCGGGGCAGGGGCGCATACCTGGACGGCCGTCCGATCAGGGTCTCGAAGACCGCACTCCTCGAGGAGAGCGCGCTCTCGATCTACGGGCGGAAGTTCGATCCCTCGACGGTGCTCCCCCTCGGAGAGAAGGTCCGGCGCTGGCGCCTGCTCGGCGCCTCCTCCCTTGAACTCGCCTATGTGGCCTGCGGAAGACTGGACGGCTTTGTCGATACCAGGAACACCCTCCGCGTCATCGACGCCGCGGCCGGCATCGTGCTCTGCGAGGCCGCAGGGGGAAAAGTGAGCGGAGTCGACGGCCTGCCGGTGAAATTCTCCGACGACGTGCGCACCGGTCGCTGCCTGATCGCGACGAACGCCGTCCTCCATACAAAGATCATCGAATACCTGAGGTGA
- a CDS encoding mRNA surveillance protein pelota, translating into MKAEYGELKGPYGEIRLFPESLDDLWHLEHLITPGNLVFATTLRTVDTATDKLRPEKAEKRPVRLGIRVERVEFHPYANRLRVGGVIESGVDVSSYHTLNVEPGYEISVVRHWRGIDLERVERAVGASLHNVVHVLTIEEGEGELFRIRQYGPERVVTITAGSGKGAEIDGKAAFFSDALATLRDVTGPVVVAGPGFVKDDFVRFLKAKNPDLGERVVTVETRRIGRGAVQEVIGQGVLERLVGDLQLAREVTRMDEVLKRIGTGGAVAYGKAEVRKAIDYGAAEEVLVSDALIRDPGVARLLEEAERINARVVVFSSAFEPGDRLNALGGIAALLRYPLG; encoded by the coding sequence ATGAAGGCTGAATACGGTGAACTCAAGGGGCCGTACGGCGAGATCCGGCTCTTTCCTGAGTCCCTCGACGATCTCTGGCACCTGGAACACCTGATCACCCCCGGCAACCTCGTCTTTGCTACGACCCTGCGGACCGTCGATACGGCGACCGACAAACTCCGCCCTGAAAAGGCCGAGAAGCGGCCGGTCCGCCTCGGGATCAGGGTGGAGCGGGTGGAGTTCCATCCCTATGCGAACCGCCTCAGGGTCGGCGGGGTGATCGAGTCGGGGGTGGACGTCTCTTCGTACCACACCCTCAATGTCGAGCCCGGCTATGAGATCTCGGTCGTCAGGCACTGGCGCGGCATCGACCTCGAACGGGTCGAGCGAGCGGTCGGGGCCTCCCTCCACAATGTCGTCCATGTGCTCACGATCGAGGAGGGGGAGGGCGAGCTCTTCAGGATCAGGCAGTACGGCCCCGAGCGGGTGGTGACCATCACCGCCGGGAGCGGGAAGGGTGCGGAGATCGATGGAAAAGCGGCGTTCTTCTCAGACGCCCTGGCCACCCTCAGGGACGTGACCGGTCCGGTCGTGGTGGCCGGCCCGGGTTTTGTCAAGGACGACTTTGTCAGGTTCCTGAAGGCGAAGAATCCCGACCTCGGCGAGCGGGTCGTCACCGTCGAGACGCGGCGGATCGGCCGCGGGGCGGTGCAGGAGGTGATCGGGCAGGGCGTGCTCGAACGGCTTGTCGGCGACCTCCAGCTCGCCCGTGAGGTGACCCGGATGGACGAGGTGCTCAAACGGATCGGGACCGGAGGGGCGGTGGCCTACGGGAAGGCCGAGGTGAGAAAGGCGATCGATTATGGCGCTGCAGAGGAGGTGCTCGTCTCCGACGCCCTGATCCGGGACCCCGGTGTCGCCCGCCTCCTCGAAGAGGCCGAGCGGATCAACGCGCGGGTCGTCGTCTTCAGCTCGGCGTTCGAGCCCGGGGACCGGCTCAACGCCCTCGGCGGGATCGCGGCGCTCCTCCGCTATCCCCTTGGATGA
- the rqcH gene encoding ribosome rescue protein RqcH, producing the protein MANKQGMSGIDVRAMVTELCGHLPLWIGKIYQYDTKTLGIRLNGEGGVKHQFLIETGRRAHLVRSLPESPKTPLGYAMFLRKHLEGGRVRAIGQYGLQRIFYIDIGKKTGVLRLVIELFDEGNAVLLDEGGVILKPLWHHRFKDRAVIPGEAYLLPEGADCSEMDEGAFAGMLAASERDLVRTLAVGCLLGGTYAELVCSRAGVDKDIPASSADAGAVYAAFQGLIRDVETHPEPVVTESGCWPVRGLGTVQQAFDTYNAALESFYPEVPASVTKEEEKRPKLTREEVIRLQQETAIKKFESKIARAEKAVEAIYTNYPLVQEVITTLQRASRSMSWQEIEKILKSSDLPAAKAVVSVHPADAAVDVDVGMQVTIHVHESVEANVERYYDQIKKFRKKKEGALAAMERGVPKQKEKPKETLHLLKKKWFHRFRWFYTTDGTLVLGGRDASQNEELVKRYMEGKDTFVHADVHGGSVVIVKGPTEHLEDEVACFAASYSNAWKAGHFAADVYIARPDQVSKTPESGEYVSRGAFIVRGERQYVRDVPLGVAIGVQLKPDVTVIGGPAAAVRAHTDHLVELMPGTFGPNDVAKKIGRIFREQVGEDTWKKMKAGLNTEAIAAFVPPGESDIVGEHEG; encoded by the coding sequence ATGGCAAACAAACAGGGGATGAGCGGGATTGACGTCAGGGCGATGGTAACAGAACTCTGCGGCCACCTCCCCCTCTGGATCGGAAAGATCTACCAGTACGATACAAAAACGCTCGGCATCAGGCTCAACGGCGAAGGAGGGGTGAAGCACCAGTTTCTGATCGAGACGGGGAGGAGAGCGCACCTTGTCCGATCCCTTCCCGAATCCCCGAAAACGCCCCTGGGATATGCGATGTTCCTGCGGAAGCACCTGGAGGGCGGGCGGGTCAGGGCGATCGGCCAGTACGGCCTCCAGCGAATATTCTATATCGATATCGGAAAGAAAACAGGCGTATTGAGGCTGGTGATCGAACTCTTTGACGAAGGAAACGCCGTCCTTCTCGACGAGGGCGGCGTGATCCTCAAGCCGCTCTGGCACCACCGCTTCAAGGACCGGGCGGTGATCCCGGGCGAGGCCTATCTCCTCCCGGAGGGTGCGGACTGCAGCGAGATGGACGAAGGGGCGTTTGCAGGCATGCTTGCCGCTTCTGAGCGCGACCTGGTCAGGACGCTCGCCGTCGGCTGCCTGCTCGGCGGCACCTATGCGGAGCTCGTCTGCAGCAGAGCCGGCGTCGATAAGGATATCCCTGCCTCTTCGGCCGACGCAGGTGCGGTCTATGCAGCGTTTCAGGGGCTGATCCGGGATGTGGAGACGCATCCCGAACCGGTGGTGACGGAGAGCGGGTGCTGGCCTGTCCGCGGCCTCGGCACGGTGCAGCAGGCGTTCGATACCTACAACGCCGCACTTGAGTCGTTCTATCCCGAGGTGCCGGCCTCGGTCACAAAAGAGGAGGAGAAGAGGCCGAAACTCACCCGCGAGGAGGTCATCCGGCTTCAGCAGGAGACCGCGATCAAAAAGTTCGAGAGCAAGATCGCCAGGGCTGAGAAGGCCGTCGAGGCGATCTATACGAACTACCCCCTCGTGCAGGAGGTCATCACCACCCTCCAACGGGCAAGCCGGAGTATGTCCTGGCAGGAGATCGAAAAAATCCTCAAGTCGAGCGATCTTCCGGCAGCGAAAGCGGTGGTCTCGGTTCATCCGGCCGATGCCGCCGTCGATGTCGACGTCGGGATGCAGGTGACGATCCATGTCCACGAGAGCGTGGAGGCGAACGTCGAGCGCTACTACGACCAGATCAAGAAGTTCAGGAAGAAGAAGGAAGGGGCGCTCGCGGCGATGGAGCGCGGCGTGCCGAAACAAAAAGAGAAACCGAAGGAGACGCTCCACCTCCTGAAGAAGAAGTGGTTCCACCGGTTCAGGTGGTTCTACACCACCGACGGCACCCTGGTGCTCGGCGGACGGGACGCCTCCCAGAACGAGGAACTGGTCAAGCGCTACATGGAGGGGAAGGACACCTTTGTCCACGCCGATGTCCACGGCGGTTCGGTGGTCATCGTCAAGGGGCCGACCGAACACCTCGAGGACGAGGTGGCCTGCTTTGCCGCCTCGTACTCGAATGCCTGGAAGGCCGGGCACTTCGCCGCCGACGTCTATATCGCCCGTCCCGACCAGGTGAGCAAGACGCCGGAGTCGGGCGAGTACGTTTCCAGGGGTGCGTTTATCGTCAGGGGCGAGCGGCAGTACGTCAGGGACGTCCCGCTCGGCGTGGCGATCGGGGTGCAGTTGAAGCCCGATGTGACGGTCATCGGCGGCCCGGCCGCGGCGGTCAGGGCCCATACCGATCACCTCGTCGAACTCATGCCCGGCACCTTCGGCCCCAACGACGTCGCGAAAAAGATCGGCCGCATCTTCAGGGAGCAGGTCGGTGAGGATACCTGGAAGAAGATGAAGGCGGGGCTGAACACCGAGGCGATCGCCGCCTTCGTCCCGCCCGGCGAGTCTGACATCGTGGGCGAGCATGAAGGCTGA
- a CDS encoding translation initiation factor IF-5A has translation MKEQTETGKLKEGRYVVVDDEPCKILTIATSKPGKHGAAKARIDVVGIFDGQKRSIVQPVSTKVYVPVVERKMAQVISIAGNVAQLMDVKDFTMFEIEVPEDKIATMVAGAEVQYIEALGKRKLDF, from the coding sequence ATGAAGGAACAGACTGAGACTGGAAAATTAAAGGAAGGCCGCTATGTTGTGGTCGATGACGAACCCTGCAAGATCCTCACGATTGCCACCTCCAAGCCGGGCAAGCACGGTGCCGCAAAGGCCCGTATCGATGTGGTCGGGATCTTCGACGGCCAGAAGCGTTCGATCGTTCAGCCCGTCTCGACCAAGGTCTATGTGCCGGTTGTCGAGCGTAAGATGGCGCAGGTCATCTCGATCGCCGGGAACGTCGCCCAGTTGATGGACGTCAAGGACTTCACGATGTTCGAGATTGAGGTTCCCGAGGACAAGATCGCCACGATGGTGGCCGGAGCCGAGGTTCAGTACATCGAGGCCCTCGGCAAGAGGAAACTCGACTTCTAA